The following are encoded in a window of Citrobacter freundii genomic DNA:
- the eutN gene encoding ethanolamine utilization microcompartment protein EutN produces MKLAIVTGQIVCTVRHQGLAHDKLLMVEMIDAQGNPDGQCAVATDSIGAGTGEWVLLVSGSSARQAHSSDSSPVDLCVIGIVDEVVAGGQVIFHK; encoded by the coding sequence ATGAAACTGGCAATCGTCACAGGACAAATTGTTTGTACCGTACGCCATCAGGGGCTCGCGCACGACAAGTTGCTGATGGTGGAAATGATTGATGCTCAGGGAAATCCCGACGGGCAGTGTGCTGTTGCTACCGACAGCATCGGGGCGGGAACCGGAGAGTGGGTGCTGCTGGTCAGTGGAAGCTCTGCCCGCCAGGCGCACAGTAGTGACTCATCGCCTGTCGATCTGTGCGTGATTGGCATTGTCGATGAAGTGGTGGCAGGTGGTCAGGTGATCTTCCATAAATAA
- the eutS gene encoding ethanolamine utilization microcompartment protein EutS: protein MEKERIIQEFVPGKQVTLAHLIAHPGEELAKKIGVPESGAIGIMTLTPGETAMIAGDLAMKAADVHIGFLDRFSGALVIYGSVGAVEEALLQTVSGLGRLLNFTLCNLTKS from the coding sequence ATGGAAAAAGAACGCATCATCCAGGAATTTGTGCCGGGGAAACAGGTCACGCTGGCGCATCTGATAGCGCACCCCGGCGAAGAGTTGGCGAAAAAGATCGGCGTTCCCGAGTCTGGCGCGATCGGCATTATGACCTTAACGCCGGGTGAAACGGCGATGATTGCCGGTGATTTAGCCATGAAGGCGGCGGATGTACATATCGGTTTTCTCGATAGATTCAGCGGTGCGCTGGTGATCTACGGCTCTGTAGGTGCAGTGGAAGAGGCGTTGCTCCAGACGGTGAGCGGTCTGGGCCGGTTATTAAATTTCACTTTGTGCAACCTGACAAAAAGTTAA
- the eutM gene encoding ethanolamine utilization microcompartment protein EutM, producing the protein MEALGMIETRGLVALIEASDAMVKAARVKLVGVKQIGGGLCTAMVRGDVAACKAATDAGAAAAQRIGELVSVHVIPRPHGDLEEVFPISFKGDSNDM; encoded by the coding sequence ATGGAAGCATTAGGAATGATCGAAACCCGGGGCCTGGTTGCACTGATTGAGGCTTCTGACGCAATGGTTAAAGCGGCACGCGTGAAACTGGTTGGCGTGAAGCAGATCGGTGGCGGCCTGTGTACTGCCATGGTTCGTGGTGATGTGGCCGCTTGCAAAGCAGCTACGGATGCCGGTGCTGCTGCTGCGCAGCGTATTGGCGAACTGGTTTCTGTACACGTTATCCCGCGTCCGCATGGCGATCTGGAAGAAGTATTCCCGATCAGCTTCAAAGGCGACAGCAACGATATGTAA
- the eutP gene encoding ethanolamine utilization acetate kinase EutP, with product MKRIAFVGTVGAGKTTLFNALQGNYSLARKTQAVEFNENGDIDTPGEYFSHPRWYHALITTLQDVDTLIYIHAANDLESRLPAGLLDIGASKRQIAVISKTDVPDANVAATRQLLRGIGFQEPIFELNSHDPSSVQHLVDYLTELSQKEERAGEKTHHS from the coding sequence ATGAAACGTATTGCGTTTGTCGGTACGGTGGGGGCGGGAAAAACCACGCTCTTTAATGCGCTCCAGGGGAATTATTCCCTCGCCAGAAAAACACAGGCTGTCGAGTTTAATGAAAACGGCGATATCGACACACCGGGAGAATATTTTAGCCATCCGCGCTGGTATCACGCCTTAATTACCACGCTGCAGGATGTTGATACGTTGATTTATATACACGCGGCAAATGATTTAGAAAGTCGCTTACCTGCCGGGCTGTTGGATATCGGCGCCAGTAAACGACAAATCGCCGTTATCAGCAAAACGGATGTGCCGGATGCCAATGTCGCTGCAACGCGACAATTACTTCGCGGGATAGGGTTTCAGGAGCCGATTTTTGAGCTCAATAGCCATGACCCAAGCAGTGTGCAGCACCTGGTGGATTATCTGACTGAGCTCAGCCAAAAGGAGGAAAGGGCAGGTGAAAAAACTCATCACAGCTAA
- the eutQ gene encoding ethanolamine utilization acetate kinase EutQ: MKKLITANDIRAAHARGEQDVSVVLRASIITPEAREVAALLGVTITECDESAPAAVSTSTAAPAAADDGKTESQRIRETIIAQLPEGQFTESLVAQLMDKVMKEKQSLEQGGMQPSFASVTGKGGVKVIDGSSVKFGRFDGAQPHCVGLTDLVTDQDGSSMAAGFMQWDNAFFPWTLNYDEIDMILEGELHVRHEGETMIAKAGDVMFIPKGSSIEFGTPTTVKFLYVAWPANWQSC; this comes from the coding sequence GTGAAAAAACTCATCACAGCTAACGATATTCGTGCGGCCCACGCACGCGGTGAACAGGACGTATCGGTTGTTCTGCGCGCCAGCATCATCACCCCGGAAGCACGCGAAGTTGCGGCGCTGCTGGGCGTCACAATCACTGAATGCGATGAATCCGCGCCGGCAGCCGTATCAACGTCTACGGCAGCACCAGCTGCGGCGGATGACGGCAAAACGGAAAGTCAGCGTATTCGCGAAACCATCATTGCGCAGTTACCGGAAGGACAGTTTACCGAAAGCCTGGTCGCGCAGTTGATGGACAAAGTTATGAAGGAGAAACAGTCGCTGGAGCAGGGCGGAATGCAGCCTAGCTTTGCCTCGGTGACCGGCAAAGGTGGCGTCAAAGTCATTGACGGCAGCAGCGTCAAGTTTGGCCGTTTTGATGGTGCCCAGCCGCACTGCGTCGGCTTAACCGACTTAGTCACTGACCAGGACGGGAGCAGCATGGCCGCCGGGTTTATGCAGTGGGATAACGCATTTTTCCCATGGACGCTGAACTACGACGAAATTGACATGATTCTGGAAGGCGAGCTGCACGTTCGTCATGAAGGCGAAACCATGATTGCGAAGGCCGGGGATGTGATGTTTATCCCGAAAGGTTCCAGCATTGAGTTTGGTACGCCGACGACGGTGAAGTTCCTGTATGTGGCCTGGCCTGCGAACTGGCAGTCCTGCTAA
- the pta gene encoding phosphate acetyltransferase codes for MIIERARQLAKRSPARVVFPDALDVRVLKAANYLHQHGLARPILVASPFALRQFALSHRVAMDGIQVVDPQSNVQMREEFALRWLARAGEKTPPDAREKLNDPLMFAAAMVSAGKADVCIAGNLSSTANVLRAGLRIIGLQPGCKTLSSIFLMLPQYLGPSLGFADCSVVPQPTAAQLADIAIASAETWLAITGEEPRVAMLSFSSNGSARHPNVANVQQATDIVRERAPQLTVDGELQFDAAFVPDVAAQKAPASPLQGNANVMVFPSLEAGNIGYKIAQRLGGYRAVGPLIQGLAAPLHDLSRGCSVQEIIELALVAAVPRQTEMSRESASQTLVV; via the coding sequence ATGATCATTGAACGCGCTCGCCAACTCGCCAAACGTTCACCTGCTCGGGTGGTGTTCCCGGATGCGCTGGATGTCCGAGTGCTGAAAGCGGCGAACTACCTGCATCAGCACGGTCTGGCTCGCCCTATTCTCGTCGCCAGCCCATTTGCATTGCGCCAGTTTGCCCTCAGTCACCGCGTGGCAATGGACGGTATTCAGGTTGTCGATCCGCAAAGCAATGTGCAAATGCGTGAAGAATTTGCCCTGCGATGGCTGGCCCGTGCGGGCGAAAAAACGCCGCCGGATGCGCGGGAAAAACTCAACGATCCGCTGATGTTTGCCGCTGCGATGGTCAGTGCCGGTAAAGCCGATGTCTGTATTGCCGGCAACCTGTCGTCAACGGCAAACGTGCTGCGCGCAGGGTTGCGCATCATTGGCTTACAGCCGGGTTGCAAAACGCTGTCGTCGATTTTCCTGATGCTGCCGCAGTATCTCGGACCGTCATTAGGATTTGCCGACTGTAGCGTGGTGCCGCAGCCGACCGCCGCACAGCTGGCGGATATTGCCATCGCCAGCGCGGAAACCTGGCTGGCGATTACCGGTGAAGAGCCGCGAGTGGCCATGCTGTCTTTTTCAAGTAATGGCAGTGCCCGTCATCCCAACGTCGCTAACGTGCAGCAGGCGACGGACATCGTTCGTGAACGCGCGCCGCAGCTTACCGTCGACGGTGAACTGCAGTTTGATGCCGCTTTTGTACCGGATGTCGCCGCGCAAAAAGCGCCCGCCAGTCCGCTACAGGGCAATGCCAATGTGATGGTTTTCCCGTCGCTGGAGGCAGGCAATATTGGTTATAAAATCGCCCAGCGCCTGGGAGGGTATCGTGCCGTAGGCCCCTTAATTCAGGGACTTGCCGCACCGCTTCACGACCTCTCTCGCGGCTGCAGCGTGCAGGAAATTATCGAACTGGCGTTGGTGGCAGCTGTGCCGCGCCAGACTGAAATGAGTCGTGAAAGCGCCTCGCAAACACTGGTTGTTTAG
- the eutT gene encoding ethanolamine utilization cob(I)yrinic acid a,c-diamide adenosyltransferase EutT has translation MKDFITEAWLRANHTLSEGAEIHLPADARLTPSARELLDSRRLRIKFIDKQGSLFIDDEQQQPQPVHGLTSSDAHSQASCELCHQPVAKKPDTLTHLTADKMVAKSDPRLGFRAALDSTIALAVWLQIELAEPWQPWLADIRSRLGNIMRADAMDEPLDAQAIVGLSDGDLHRLSHQPLRYLDHDHLVPEASHGRDAALLNLLRTKVRETETVAAQVFITRGFDVLRPDILQALNRLSSTVYVMMILSVAKHPLSVSQIQQRLGEKS, from the coding sequence ATGAAGGATTTCATTACCGAAGCATGGCTCAGAGCGAATCATACGCTTAGCGAAGGGGCTGAAATTCATCTCCCCGCTGATGCTCGCCTGACGCCGTCTGCCCGGGAGTTGCTGGACAGTCGTCGACTGCGCATTAAGTTTATCGATAAGCAGGGAAGCCTGTTTATCGACGACGAGCAGCAGCAACCGCAGCCGGTGCATGGTTTAACCAGCAGCGATGCACACTCGCAGGCAAGCTGCGAGCTGTGTCATCAACCGGTGGCGAAGAAACCTGACACGCTGACGCATCTGACAGCGGACAAAATGGTCGCCAAAAGTGACCCGCGCCTGGGATTTCGCGCGGCGCTGGACAGCACCATTGCGCTGGCCGTGTGGTTACAGATTGAGCTGGCCGAACCGTGGCAGCCGTGGCTGGCGGATATCCGCTCGCGCTTAGGCAACATTATGCGTGCCGACGCCATGGACGAACCTCTGGATGCGCAGGCCATTGTTGGCTTAAGCGACGGAGATTTACACCGGCTCTCGCATCAACCGCTGCGCTACCTGGACCACGACCATCTGGTGCCGGAAGCCAGCCACGGTCGTGATGCTGCACTGCTTAATTTGCTGCGCACCAAAGTCCGTGAAACGGAAACGGTGGCGGCGCAGGTGTTTATCACCCGTGGTTTTGATGTGTTGCGACCAGACATCCTGCAGGCGCTAAACCGTCTTTCGAGTACGGTTTACGTAATGATGATTTTGAGCGTGGCGAAGCATCCACTGAGCGTCAGCCAAATCCAACAGCGATTAGGGGAGAAGTCATGA